A single region of the Nocardioides aquaticus genome encodes:
- the fusA gene encoding elongation factor G — MAVDITTDLNVVRNIGIMAHIDAGKTTTTERILFYTGISYKIGEVHDGAAVMDWMEQEQERGITITSAATTCWWKKHQINIIDTPGHVDFTAEVERSLRVLDGAVAVFDGVAGVEPQTMTVWRQANKYSVPRMCFVNKLDRTGADFFRCVDMMVDRLNSTPLVLQLPIGAESDFLGVVDLVGMRALTWRGETTMGEDYTVEEIPAELAEQAAEYREKLLETLSDADDVIMEKFLDEGEFSVEELEAAIRRATLADKVNPVLCGTAFKNKGVQPLLDAVVKYLPSPLDVEGIVGHSVKDEDVEIVRKPSDDEPFSGLAYKIASDPHLGKLIYIRVYSGKLEAGSTVVNSVNGRKERIGKVYQMHANKREEIASVGAGQIVAVMGLKDTKTGHTLSDPQHQVILESMTFPAPVIEVAIEPKTKSDQEKLGTAIQRLSDEDPTFTVKADEETGQTIIAGMGELHLEILVDRMRREFRVEATVGKPQVAYRETLRREVTKHSYTHKKQTGGSGQFAKVVINLGPNIDPETGTGAGYEFVNNVSGGRVPREYIPSVDQGGQEAMEFGILAGYPMVDVKFTLEDGAYHDVDSSELAFKIAGNQAFKEAARQAKPVLLEPMFAVEVITPDDFLGTVIGDINSRRGQIQAQEERHGDMVVNALVPLSEMFGYVGDLRSKTSGQASYSMEFDSYAEVPTNVADEIIKKVRGE; from the coding sequence GTGGCTGTCGACATCACCACAGACCTGAACGTGGTCCGCAACATCGGGATCATGGCGCACATCGACGCCGGCAAGACGACCACCACCGAGCGGATCCTCTTCTACACCGGTATCTCCTACAAGATCGGTGAGGTCCACGACGGCGCGGCCGTCATGGACTGGATGGAGCAGGAGCAGGAGCGTGGCATCACGATCACCTCCGCCGCCACCACGTGCTGGTGGAAGAAGCACCAGATCAACATCATCGACACCCCCGGTCACGTGGACTTCACCGCCGAGGTGGAGCGCTCGCTGCGCGTCCTCGACGGCGCGGTCGCCGTCTTCGACGGTGTCGCCGGCGTCGAGCCCCAGACCATGACGGTCTGGCGCCAGGCCAACAAGTACTCCGTGCCGCGGATGTGCTTCGTCAACAAGCTGGACCGCACGGGCGCGGACTTCTTCCGCTGCGTCGACATGATGGTCGACCGGCTGAACTCCACCCCGCTGGTGCTGCAGCTGCCGATCGGCGCCGAGTCCGACTTCCTCGGGGTCGTCGACCTCGTCGGGATGCGGGCGCTCACCTGGCGCGGCGAGACCACGATGGGTGAGGACTACACCGTCGAGGAGATCCCCGCCGAGCTGGCCGAGCAGGCCGCGGAGTACCGCGAGAAGCTGCTCGAGACCCTCTCGGACGCCGACGACGTGATCATGGAGAAGTTCCTCGACGAGGGCGAGTTCTCCGTCGAGGAGCTGGAGGCGGCGATCCGTCGCGCCACGCTGGCCGACAAGGTCAACCCGGTGCTGTGCGGCACGGCCTTCAAGAACAAGGGCGTCCAGCCCCTGCTCGACGCGGTCGTGAAGTACCTCCCCTCGCCGCTGGACGTCGAGGGCATCGTGGGCCACTCGGTCAAGGACGAGGACGTCGAGATCGTGCGCAAGCCGTCCGACGACGAGCCGTTCTCCGGCCTGGCCTACAAGATCGCCTCCGACCCGCACCTGGGCAAGCTGATCTACATCCGCGTCTACTCCGGCAAGCTGGAGGCCGGCTCGACCGTGGTGAACTCGGTCAACGGCCGCAAGGAGCGGATCGGCAAGGTCTACCAGATGCACGCCAACAAGCGTGAGGAGATCGCGTCGGTCGGCGCCGGGCAGATCGTGGCGGTGATGGGTCTGAAGGACACCAAGACCGGTCACACGCTCTCCGACCCCCAGCACCAGGTCATCCTCGAGTCGATGACGTTCCCGGCCCCGGTGATCGAGGTCGCGATCGAGCCCAAGACCAAGAGCGACCAGGAGAAGCTGGGCACCGCGATCCAGCGGCTGTCCGACGAGGACCCCACGTTCACCGTCAAGGCGGACGAGGAGACCGGTCAGACCATCATCGCCGGGATGGGCGAGCTCCACCTGGAGATCCTGGTGGACCGGATGCGTCGCGAGTTCCGGGTGGAGGCGACCGTCGGCAAGCCGCAGGTGGCCTACCGCGAGACCCTGCGCCGCGAGGTCACCAAGCACTCCTACACCCACAAGAAGCAGACCGGTGGGTCGGGGCAGTTCGCGAAGGTCGTCATCAACCTCGGGCCGAACATCGACCCCGAGACCGGCACCGGCGCGGGCTACGAGTTCGTCAACAACGTCTCCGGTGGCCGCGTGCCCCGCGAGTACATCCCGTCGGTGGACCAGGGCGGCCAGGAGGCCATGGAGTTCGGCATCCTCGCCGGCTACCCCATGGTCGACGTGAAGTTCACGCTCGAGGACGGCGCCTACCACGACGTCGACTCGTCCGAGCTGGCCTTCAAGATCGCCGGCAACCAGGCCTTCAAGGAGGCCGCCCGCCAGGCCAAGCCGGTCCTGCTCGAGCCGATGTTCGCCGTCGAGGTCATCACCCCCGACGACTTCCTCGGCACCGTGATCGGTGACATCAACAGCCGACGCGGCCAGATCCAGGCGCAGGAGGAGCGGCACGGCGACATGGTCGTCAACGCCCTCGTGCCGCTGTCCGAGATGTTCGGGTACGTTGGCGACCTGCGGTCGAAGACCTCGGGTCAGGCGTCGTACTCGATGGAGTTCGACTCGTACGCCGAGGTTCCCACGAACGTCGCCGACGAGATCATCAAGAAGGTGCGCGGCGAGTAG
- the tuf gene encoding elongation factor Tu encodes MAKAKFERNKPHINIGTIGHIDHGKTTLTAAISKVLHDQDPVGNPNTEAFDMIDKAPEERQRGITISIAHIEYQTAGRHYAHVDCPGHADYIKNMITGAAQMDGAILVVAATDGPMPQTREHVLLARQVGVPALVVALNKCDMVDDEELIELVEMEVRELLSEYEFDGDEIPVVQVAAFPALNGDEKWGQSVLDLMQAVDDYIPTPARETEKPFLMPVEDVFTITGRGTVITGRIERGIVKVNEEVEIIGIREKSQKSTVTGVEMFRKLLDEGQAGENVGLLLRGTKREDIERGMVVIKPGTTTPHTNFDASVYILSKEEGGRHTPFFNNYRPQFYFRTTDVTGVVTLPEGTEMVMPGDNTEMTVELIQPIAMDEGLRFAIREGGRTVGAGRVTKITK; translated from the coding sequence GTGGCTAAGGCGAAGTTCGAGCGGAACAAGCCGCACATCAACATCGGCACCATCGGTCACATCGACCATGGCAAGACGACGTTGACCGCAGCGATCTCGAAGGTCCTGCACGACCAGGACCCGGTCGGCAACCCCAACACCGAGGCCTTCGACATGATCGACAAGGCCCCGGAGGAGCGTCAGCGCGGCATCACGATCTCGATCGCACACATCGAGTACCAGACCGCGGGTCGCCACTACGCCCACGTCGACTGCCCCGGTCACGCGGACTACATCAAGAACATGATCACCGGCGCGGCCCAGATGGACGGCGCGATCCTCGTGGTCGCCGCCACCGACGGCCCCATGCCCCAGACGCGTGAGCACGTGCTGCTCGCCCGCCAGGTCGGCGTGCCCGCCCTGGTGGTCGCGCTCAACAAGTGCGACATGGTCGACGACGAGGAGCTCATCGAGCTCGTCGAGATGGAGGTGCGCGAGCTCCTCTCCGAGTACGAGTTCGACGGCGACGAGATCCCCGTCGTCCAGGTCGCTGCCTTCCCGGCGCTCAACGGCGACGAGAAGTGGGGCCAGTCGGTCCTCGACCTCATGCAGGCCGTCGACGACTACATCCCGACCCCGGCCCGCGAGACCGAGAAGCCGTTCCTCATGCCCGTCGAGGACGTCTTCACGATCACCGGTCGCGGCACGGTCATCACCGGTCGCATCGAGCGCGGCATCGTCAAGGTCAACGAGGAGGTCGAGATCATCGGCATCCGCGAGAAGTCGCAGAAGTCGACCGTGACCGGCGTCGAGATGTTCCGCAAGCTCCTCGACGAGGGCCAGGCCGGCGAGAACGTCGGGCTGCTCCTGCGCGGCACCAAGCGCGAGGACATCGAGCGCGGCATGGTCGTCATCAAGCCGGGCACGACCACCCCGCACACCAACTTCGACGCGAGCGTCTACATCCTGTCGAAGGAGGAGGGTGGCCGTCACACGCCGTTCTTCAACAACTACCGTCCCCAGTTCTACTTCCGGACCACGGACGTGACCGGTGTCGTGACGCTGCCCGAGGGCACCGAGATGGTGATGCCCGGTGACAACACCGAGATGACCGTCGAGCTGATCCAGCCGATCGCCATGGACGAGGGCCTGCGCTTCGCGATCCGTGAGGGTGGCCGCACCGTCGGTGCCGGCCGCGTCACCAAGATCACCAAGTGA
- the rpsG gene encoding 30S ribosomal protein S7 — protein sequence MPRKGPAPKRPIDIDPVFGSQLVSQLVSKVLVDGKKQVAQRIVYTALEGCHEKNGTDPVVTLKRALDNVKPAIEVKSRRVGGATYQVPIEVKGTRGTTLALRWLVGYAADRREKTMSERLMNEILDASNGLGAAVKKREDTHKMADSNKAFAHYRW from the coding sequence ATGCCGCGCAAGGGTCCCGCTCCGAAGCGCCCGATCGACATCGACCCGGTCTTCGGGTCCCAGCTGGTCAGCCAGCTCGTGTCGAAGGTGCTCGTCGACGGCAAGAAGCAGGTCGCGCAGCGCATCGTCTACACCGCGCTGGAGGGCTGCCACGAGAAGAACGGCACCGACCCGGTGGTCACGCTCAAGCGTGCGCTGGACAACGTGAAGCCGGCCATCGAGGTCAAGTCGCGCCGCGTCGGCGGCGCCACCTACCAGGTCCCGATCGAGGTCAAGGGCACGCGAGGCACCACGCTCGCGCTGCGCTGGCTCGTCGGCTACGCCGCGGACCGTCGTGAGAAGACGATGTCCGAGCGGCTCATGAACGAGATCCTCGACGCCTCCAACGGCCTCGGTGCCGCGGTGAAGAAGCGCGAGGACACCCACAAGATGGCCGACTCCAACAAGGCCTTCGCCCACTACCGCTGGTGA
- a CDS encoding RDD family protein: protein MSTPAGPPAGPATAPRAPELATVTSDDLVTGEAVALDLPPAGLGARIASGTIDLVVALVLLLVALFVFTLAALQTDEALLTVASIGTLVSVLLVFPTTMETLTRGRTLGKLALGLRTVRDDAGPISFQHAFTRSLIGVVELYVLLGTPAFFTALVNGRGKRLGDLAAGTYVVRDRFRLSLPAPPAMPPPLAGWARAADVSALPTGLALAVRQYLGRLATMDPVSRTRVGDALWAQVAPYVAPPPPADAPPAAVLAAVVATRRERDQARLGRERAFRERLTRQRAV from the coding sequence ATGTCGACGCCCGCAGGCCCTCCGGCCGGACCCGCCACCGCGCCCCGCGCGCCCGAGCTCGCCACCGTCACCAGCGACGACCTGGTCACCGGCGAGGCCGTGGCGCTCGACCTCCCGCCGGCCGGCCTCGGGGCGCGGATCGCGTCCGGGACGATCGACCTGGTGGTCGCGCTGGTGCTGCTGCTGGTGGCGCTGTTCGTCTTCACGCTGGCCGCGCTGCAGACCGACGAGGCCCTGCTGACCGTGGCCTCGATCGGCACCCTCGTGTCGGTGCTGCTGGTCTTCCCGACCACGATGGAGACCCTCACCCGGGGCCGCACGCTGGGCAAGCTCGCCCTGGGGCTGCGCACCGTGCGCGACGACGCCGGGCCGATCTCCTTCCAGCACGCGTTCACCCGGTCGCTGATCGGCGTCGTGGAGCTCTACGTGCTGCTCGGCACCCCGGCGTTCTTCACCGCGCTGGTCAACGGTCGCGGCAAGCGGCTCGGCGACCTGGCGGCCGGCACGTACGTCGTGCGCGACCGGTTCCGGCTCAGCCTGCCCGCGCCGCCGGCGATGCCGCCGCCGCTGGCCGGGTGGGCCCGCGCGGCCGACGTGTCCGCCCTGCCGACCGGCCTCGCGCTCGCCGTCCGGCAGTACCTCGGGCGGCTGGCCACCATGGACCCGGTCTCCCGCACCCGCGTCGGTGACGCGCTGTGGGCGCAGGTCGCGCCGTACGTCGCCCCGCCCCCGCCGGCCGACGCGCCGCCGGCGGCCGTGCTGGCCGCCGTGGTCGCGACCAGGCGCGAGCGCGACCAGGCGCGGCTGGGCCGTGAGCGGGCCTTCCGCGAGCGGCTGACCCGTCAGCGGGCGGTGTAG
- a CDS encoding MarR family winged helix-turn-helix transcriptional regulator: MPTVAHAARTDAGLASELRLSVMRLRRRLATERHPDNELSLGAMTVLGCLFRHGDLPVGELAARELVRPPSMTRTVNALADLGQVERRPHDTDRRLVVVHLTDLGRATVLADRRRRDAWLARRLRDLTPEEREVLRRAAPLLERLSS, translated from the coding sequence ATGCCGACCGTCGCCCACGCCGCCCGCACCGACGCGGGGCTCGCCTCCGAGCTCCGCCTCTCCGTCATGCGCCTGCGGCGACGCCTCGCCACCGAGCGGCACCCCGACAACGAGCTCTCGCTCGGGGCGATGACCGTCCTCGGCTGCCTCTTCCGCCACGGCGACCTGCCGGTCGGCGAGCTCGCGGCACGCGAGCTGGTCCGGCCGCCGAGCATGACCCGCACCGTCAACGCCCTCGCCGACCTCGGCCAGGTCGAGCGACGACCCCACGACACCGACCGCCGCCTGGTCGTGGTCCACCTCACCGACCTGGGCCGCGCCACGGTCCTGGCCGACCGCCGTCGCCGCGACGCCTGGCTCGCCCGCCGCCTGCGCGACCTGACCCCCGAGGAGCGCGAGGTCCTGCGCCGGGCCGCCCCGCTCCTGGAGAGGCTGTCCAGCTAA
- the rpsL gene encoding 30S ribosomal protein S12, protein MPTINQLVRKGRADKVSKSKTPALKGSPQRRGVCTRVYTTTPKKPNSALRKVARVRLSSGVEVTAYIPGVGHNLQEHSIVLVRGGRVKDLPGVRYKIIRGSLDTQGVKNRKQARSRYGAKKEKS, encoded by the coding sequence GTGCCCACCATCAACCAGCTGGTCCGCAAGGGCCGTGCCGACAAGGTGTCGAAGAGCAAGACGCCTGCGCTCAAGGGTTCGCCCCAGCGCCGCGGTGTCTGCACCCGCGTCTACACCACGACCCCGAAGAAGCCGAACTCCGCCCTGCGCAAGGTCGCCCGCGTGCGCCTGTCCAGCGGCGTCGAGGTCACCGCCTACATCCCCGGGGTCGGCCACAACCTCCAGGAGCACTCCATCGTGCTCGTCCGCGGCGGCCGGGTGAAGGACCTCCCCGGCGTCCGGTACAAGATCATCCGCGGCTCGCTGGACACCCAGGGCGTCAAGAACCGTAAGCAGGCCCGCAGCCGTTACGGCGCGAAGAAGGAGAAGAGCTGA
- a CDS encoding MFS transporter, translating into MSPTFRSLAHPNYRRYAAGNLISNTGTWMQRVAQDWLVLLLATNDAAAIGITTGLQFLPFLLLSPFAGLVADRMPKRRLLQLTNIGMAAPAVVLGLLAVTGTAQLWHVYVLAFLLGVASAFDAPARQSFVSEIVDADDLSNAVGLNSAGFNAARLIGPAVAGLSIAALGSGVQATGAVILLNGLSYAAPVWCLAAMDPRLLHVATPVGRSPGQIREAVAYVRGRPDLLLIMGVVLFAGMFGLNFQMTSALMATEVFDKGSTEFGLLGTFLAVGSLGGALVAAGRVRVRHRLVVGAALTFGAVEVVAGLAPAYWVYALLCPVLGLTALTMMTSANTFMQMNTDDGMRGRVMALYLMIFIGSTPIGAPLMGWVGEVLGARWTLIGGGAATMVGVAATSAVYLLHHRRTLARGGPAAGDRDEAQAAAAAF; encoded by the coding sequence GTGAGCCCCACCTTCCGCTCCCTGGCCCACCCCAACTACCGCCGCTACGCCGCCGGCAACCTGATCTCGAACACCGGGACCTGGATGCAGCGCGTCGCGCAGGACTGGCTGGTCCTGCTGCTGGCGACCAACGACGCCGCCGCCATCGGGATCACCACCGGGCTGCAGTTCCTGCCGTTCCTGCTGCTCTCGCCGTTCGCCGGCCTGGTCGCCGACCGGATGCCCAAGCGCCGGTTGCTCCAGCTGACCAACATCGGCATGGCCGCACCCGCGGTCGTCCTGGGCCTGCTCGCCGTGACCGGGACCGCCCAGCTCTGGCACGTCTACGTCCTGGCCTTCCTGCTCGGCGTGGCCTCGGCCTTCGACGCCCCCGCCCGTCAGTCGTTCGTCTCCGAGATCGTCGACGCCGACGACCTCTCCAACGCCGTGGGCCTGAACTCCGCCGGGTTCAACGCCGCGCGGCTGATCGGCCCGGCGGTCGCCGGCCTGTCGATCGCCGCGCTCGGCTCCGGCGTCCAGGCCACCGGTGCGGTGATCCTGCTGAACGGGCTGTCCTACGCCGCCCCGGTCTGGTGCCTGGCCGCGATGGACCCCCGGCTGCTCCACGTGGCCACCCCGGTGGGTCGCAGCCCCGGCCAGATCCGCGAGGCCGTCGCCTACGTCCGCGGCCGCCCCGACCTGCTGCTGATCATGGGCGTGGTGCTCTTCGCCGGCATGTTCGGGCTGAACTTCCAGATGACCTCCGCCCTGATGGCCACCGAGGTCTTCGACAAGGGCTCGACGGAGTTCGGCCTGCTCGGGACCTTCCTGGCGGTCGGCTCCCTGGGCGGGGCGCTGGTCGCGGCCGGCCGCGTCCGCGTCCGCCACCGGCTGGTCGTCGGGGCCGCGCTGACCTTCGGCGCCGTCGAGGTCGTCGCCGGGCTGGCGCCGGCCTACTGGGTCTACGCCCTGCTGTGCCCGGTCCTCGGCCTGACCGCGCTGACCATGATGACCAGCGCCAACACGTTCATGCAGATGAACACCGACGACGGGATGCGCGGGCGGGTGATGGCGCTCTACCTGATGATCTTCATCGGCTCGACGCCGATCGGCGCCCCCCTGATGGGCTGGGTCGGGGAGGTCCTCGGGGCCCGCTGGACCCTGATCGGCGGGGGAGCGGCCACGATGGTCGGGGTGGCCGCGACCAGTGCGGTCTACCTGCTGCACCACCGCCGTACGCTCGCCCGTGGCGGGCCGGCCGCCGGCGACCGCGACGAGGCCCAGGCGGCCGCAGCCGCGTTTTGA
- the trmB gene encoding tRNA (guanosine(46)-N7)-methyltransferase TrmB: MTEHATPPRPHHKLTEDGRRMREVLSYSRRGARFTPRQQAAWDLHHHRWVLAEETVAADGFAWEQAFGRRGPMVVEIGSGVGEATAALAATRPEVDVLALEVWNPGVADTLWKLADVGAENVRLCTLDAAWTLAHRVPPRSLEEVWTFFPDPWPKTRHHKRRLVRADFARMVADRLVRGGTWRLATDWGDYATQMREVLDAEPGLVGGVVERWDERPVTRFERKGLDVGRAITDLAYTAR, translated from the coding sequence ATGACCGAGCACGCCACGCCTCCGCGTCCGCACCACAAGCTCACCGAGGACGGTCGGCGGATGCGGGAGGTCCTCAGCTACTCGCGCCGCGGGGCCCGGTTCACCCCGCGCCAGCAGGCCGCCTGGGACCTCCACCACCACCGGTGGGTCCTCGCCGAGGAGACCGTGGCCGCCGACGGGTTCGCCTGGGAGCAGGCGTTCGGGCGCCGGGGCCCGATGGTCGTGGAGATCGGCTCGGGCGTGGGGGAGGCCACCGCCGCCCTGGCCGCGACCCGTCCCGAGGTCGACGTGCTCGCCCTCGAGGTCTGGAACCCCGGGGTGGCCGACACGCTCTGGAAGCTCGCGGACGTCGGCGCCGAGAACGTACGGCTCTGCACCCTCGACGCCGCCTGGACCCTCGCCCACCGGGTGCCCCCGCGCAGCCTCGAGGAGGTCTGGACGTTCTTCCCCGACCCGTGGCCCAAGACCCGCCACCACAAGCGTCGGCTGGTCCGTGCGGACTTCGCCCGGATGGTCGCCGACCGGCTGGTCCGTGGCGGGACCTGGCGCCTGGCCACCGACTGGGGCGACTACGCCACCCAGATGCGCGAGGTGCTCGACGCCGAGCCCGGGCTGGTCGGGGGCGTGGTCGAGCGGTGGGACGAGCGGCCGGTGACCCGGTTCGAGCGCAAGGGCCTCGACGTCGGGCGCGCGATCACCGACCTGGCCTACACCGCCCGCTGA
- a CDS encoding acyl-CoA thioester hydrolase/BAAT C-terminal domain-containing protein: protein MLPATCLSLHRPTRPTGAAVLVLAGSSGAREDERAGLLAEHGAVALALRWFGGPGQQPGPYEVPLETFHEAVDLLEQEGERLGVLGSSFGAEAALLAAARDLRTVHVAALAPTPVVWSGVDEVTGRGTSHWTWGGEPVPYVPFDAACSPSTDPPSFRPLYEQSLRTAADRVPAATIAVEEIGGDVLVVGGEDDQVWPGADFARAVADRRSPTGSTPRWSPRPRPATGSSCRGSVPYAGGAS, encoded by the coding sequence GTGCTGCCCGCGACGTGCCTGAGCCTGCACCGGCCGACCCGCCCCACGGGTGCCGCGGTGCTGGTCCTCGCCGGCTCGAGCGGAGCACGGGAGGACGAGCGGGCCGGTCTCCTCGCCGAGCACGGCGCCGTGGCGCTGGCGCTGCGGTGGTTCGGCGGCCCGGGACAGCAGCCGGGGCCGTACGAGGTCCCGCTCGAGACCTTCCACGAGGCGGTCGACCTGCTCGAGCAGGAGGGTGAGCGCCTCGGGGTCCTGGGCTCGTCCTTCGGCGCGGAGGCCGCGCTCCTGGCCGCAGCCCGCGACCTCAGGACGGTCCACGTCGCGGCGCTGGCCCCCACCCCGGTGGTGTGGTCCGGCGTCGACGAGGTCACCGGGCGGGGGACCTCGCACTGGACCTGGGGCGGGGAACCGGTGCCGTACGTCCCGTTCGACGCGGCGTGCTCGCCGAGCACCGACCCGCCCTCCTTCCGCCCCCTCTACGAGCAGAGCCTGCGCACCGCCGCGGACCGGGTCCCCGCCGCGACCATCGCCGTCGAGGAGATCGGCGGCGACGTGCTGGTGGTCGGTGGCGAGGACGACCAGGTCTGGCCGGGGGCCGACTTCGCCCGGGCGGTGGCCGACCGGCGGAGCCCCACGGGCTCGACACCGCGGTGGTCACCGCGCCCGCGGCCGGCCACCGGGTCGTCCTGCCGGGGGAGCGTCCCGTACGCCGGGGGCGCGTCATGA
- a CDS encoding GNAT family N-acetyltransferase, giving the protein MTTPLATLDPGPRRYAVHRARRADVPALVALLRDDPLGRTREGVDLGPYETAFEAVDRDLAHLLVAVRDTDDAVVATLQLTLLPGLSRAGATRLQVEGVRVRADARGAGLGAALLTWAVAWGRDHGATLAQLTTDEQRPAARRFYERLGWVATHTGMKLPLV; this is encoded by the coding sequence ATGACCACCCCGCTCGCCACGCTCGACCCGGGCCCGCGCCGCTACGCCGTGCACCGCGCCCGCCGCGCGGACGTCCCGGCCCTGGTCGCCCTGCTGCGCGACGACCCGCTCGGCCGTACTCGGGAAGGAGTCGACCTCGGACCGTACGAGACCGCCTTCGAGGCCGTCGACCGCGACCTGGCGCACCTGCTGGTCGCCGTCCGGGACACCGACGACGCGGTGGTCGCGACCCTCCAGCTCACGCTGCTCCCGGGGTTGTCGCGCGCGGGCGCGACCCGCCTGCAGGTCGAGGGCGTGCGCGTCCGCGCCGACGCCCGCGGCGCAGGACTGGGCGCGGCGCTGCTGACCTGGGCGGTCGCGTGGGGCCGGGACCACGGAGCGACGCTGGCCCAGCTGACGACCGATGAGCAGCGCCCCGCCGCCCGCCGCTTCTACGAGCGGCTCGGCTGGGTGGCCACCCACACCGGCATGAAGCTCCCCCTGGTCTGA
- a CDS encoding NCS2 family permease, which produces MTHTPSAPAARPTGLDRFFSISVRGSTLGRELRGGVVTFVTMAYIVVLNPLILGFVPDIDGQYLGGGTEPNLPAIAAGTALVAGVMSILMGTVANFPLAIATGLGLNAFVAVAIATQMTWADAMGLVVIEGLLILVLVLTGFRAAVFRAVPGQLKVAISVGIGLFIALIGFVDAGFVSRIPDVAQTTVPVQLGTGGQLQGWPVAVFAIGLVLVVALWVRRVRGAILIAIAAATVLAVVVEAVLDLGSAADNGPGGWILTVPSLPDSVGSLAALPDFGTLGEFNLLGSFDRIGLVAALLLVFSLMLADFFDTLGTMTAIGAEAGLLDEDGAPPRTQQILVVDSVAAVAGGVGGVSSNTSYIESAAGVGEGARTGLASVVTGVLFLLTVFLAPLVAVIPSEAAVPALVLVGFLMMQQVGEITWSDPEIAIPAFLTIVLMPFTYSISVGIGAGFVAYVLIKLVLGKPREIHPLMGLVAVLFLVYFAIEPLTALLT; this is translated from the coding sequence GTGACGCACACGCCCAGCGCCCCCGCCGCGCGCCCCACCGGCCTGGACCGGTTCTTCTCCATCTCGGTCCGTGGCTCCACCCTCGGCCGCGAGCTGCGCGGGGGAGTGGTGACCTTCGTGACGATGGCCTACATCGTGGTGCTGAACCCGCTGATCCTCGGGTTCGTGCCCGACATCGACGGGCAGTACCTCGGGGGCGGCACCGAGCCCAACCTCCCCGCGATCGCCGCCGGTACGGCGCTGGTGGCCGGGGTGATGAGCATCCTGATGGGCACGGTGGCCAACTTCCCGCTGGCGATCGCCACCGGGCTCGGGCTGAACGCGTTCGTCGCGGTCGCCATCGCGACCCAGATGACCTGGGCCGACGCGATGGGCCTGGTGGTGATCGAGGGCCTGCTGATCCTGGTGCTGGTGCTGACGGGGTTCCGGGCGGCGGTCTTCCGGGCCGTGCCCGGGCAGCTGAAGGTCGCCATCTCGGTCGGGATCGGGCTGTTCATCGCGCTGATCGGCTTCGTCGACGCCGGTTTCGTCTCCCGCATCCCCGACGTCGCGCAGACCACCGTCCCGGTCCAGCTCGGCACCGGCGGGCAGCTGCAGGGCTGGCCGGTCGCGGTCTTCGCGATCGGGCTCGTCCTGGTCGTCGCGCTGTGGGTGCGCCGGGTGCGGGGGGCGATCCTGATCGCGATCGCCGCCGCGACCGTGCTGGCCGTGGTGGTCGAGGCCGTGCTCGACCTGGGCTCGGCCGCGGACAACGGCCCCGGCGGCTGGATCCTGACCGTGCCGAGCCTGCCGGACTCCGTCGGCTCCCTGGCCGCGCTGCCCGACTTCGGCACGCTGGGGGAGTTCAACCTGCTGGGGTCCTTCGACCGGATCGGCCTGGTCGCCGCGCTGCTGCTGGTCTTCAGCCTGATGCTGGCCGACTTCTTCGACACCCTCGGCACGATGACCGCGATCGGGGCCGAGGCCGGGCTCCTCGACGAGGACGGCGCGCCCCCGCGCACCCAGCAGATCCTGGTCGTCGACTCCGTGGCCGCGGTCGCCGGCGGCGTCGGTGGGGTCTCGTCCAACACCAGCTACATCGAGTCCGCCGCCGGGGTCGGCGAGGGCGCCCGTACGGGCCTGGCCTCGGTGGTCACCGGCGTGCTGTTCCTGCTGACGGTCTTCCTGGCCCCGCTGGTCGCGGTCATCCCGTCGGAGGCGGCCGTCCCCGCCCTGGTGCTGGTGGGCTTCCTGATGATGCAGCAGGTCGGCGAGATCACCTGGTCGGACCCGGAGATCGCGATCCCGGCCTTCCTGACCATCGTGCTGATGCCGTTCACCTACTCGATCAGCGTCGGCATCGGCGCCGGGTTCGTCGCCTACGTGCTGATCAAGCTGGTGCTGGGCAAGCCCCGCGAGATCCACCCGCTGATGGGCCTGGTGGCCGTGCTGTTCCTGGTCTACTTCGCGATCGAGCCCCTCACCGCGCTGCTCACCTGA